The Sphaerisporangium siamense genome includes the window GAGGACTTCCCCGCCCACACCACGCTTGCCGGCCTGCTTGTCGGTCATGAGGCCCCCGGACGTCGAGATGATCGCGACGCCGAGACCGCCCAGGACCTTGGGCAGGTTGTCCTTCTTTGCATAGACCCGCAGGCCGGGCTTCGACACCCGGCGCAGGCCCGCGATTGACCGTTCACGCGTGGGCCCGAACTTGAGCTCCACCACGAGGTTCTTCCCGACCTTGGCGTCTTCGACGGTCCAGGCCTGGATGTAGCCCTCCTGCTGGAGGATCTCGGCGATGTGCGCCTTGATCTTCGAGTACGGCATGCTCACGGTGTCGTGGTATGCCGAGTTCGCGTTACGCAGACGCGTCAGCATGTCTGCGATCGGGTCGGTCATCGTCATGGCCGGTGGCCCTCCTCACCGCGGTTTCCCGAGCGGGACCTACGGTGTGGTCGTGGGCGCCGGAAACGGCGCCCGGTTGATATGACTTGGATGTACGGCCGGCAGGGCGCGGGCCTTCGTCGCGAGGGCCCGCAGGGCTACCAGCTCGACTTGGTGATGCCGGGCAGCTCGCCCCGGTGCGCCATCTCGCGGAAGCACACGCGGCACAGGCCGAACTTGCGGTAGACCGCACGCGGACGGCCGCAGCGCGAACAACGAGTGTACGCGCGGACGCCGAACTTCGGCTTACGCTCGGCCTTGGCGATCAGGGACTTCTTGGCCATGCTCAGGCCTCCTTGAAGGGGAAGCCGAGGAGCTTCAGGAGCGCCCGGCCTTGTTCGTCGTTCGTAGCGGTGGTCACGACCGTGATGTCCATGCCCCGCTGGCGGTCGACCCTGTCGGGGTCCACCTCGTGGAACATGACCTGCTCGGTGAGGCCGAAGGTGTAGTTCCCGTTGCCGTCGAACTGCTTGGGCGAGAGGCCGCGGAAGTCGCGGATGCGCGGCAGCGCGAGGGACAGCAGCCTGTCGAGGAACTCCCACATGCGGTCGCCGCGCAGCGTGACGTGCGCGCCGATGGGCATGCCCTCACGCAGCTTGAACTGCGCGATCGACTTGCGCGCGTGGGCGACCGCCGGCTTCTGGCCGGTGATGGCGGTGAGGTCGCGCACCGCGCCCTCGATGAGCTTGGAGTCGCGGGCCGCCTCGCCGACGCCCATGTTCACCTTGATCTTGGTGAGCTTGGGGATCTGCATGACGTTCGCGATGCCGAACTGCTCGCGCAGCTTGCCCGCGATCTCCTCCTGGTAGCGGAGCTTGAGGCGCGGCGCGGGGCGCTCGGTCTCGGTAGTGGTGGCGGTCATCAGTTGTCCTCACCCGATTCGTCGGCCGCGGCGGCCTTCTTGGCGGGCTTGTCGTCCTTCTTCGCCTCGTCCGTCTTGGCGTCATCCTTGAGCTTCTTGACGTTGCTCACGTGGATGGACGCCTCCAGGGTCTGCACGCCGCCTTCCTTGGCGCCGCGCGGGCCCTGGTGGGTGACCTTGGAGTGCTTCTTGATCAGGTTCACGCCCTCCACCACCACGCGGTCCTCGCGCGGCAGGGCGCGGATCACACGGCCCTTGGCACCCTTGTCCTTACCGGCGATGACCTGGACGAGGTCACCCTTCTTCACATGCAGCTTCGGCATCTACAACACCTCCGGCGCGAGCGAGATGATGCGCATGAACTTCTTCTCGCGCAGCTCGCGACCCACCGGACCGAAGATACGCGTGCCCCGAGGGTCACCACTGTCCTTGATGATGACCGCGGCGTTCTCGTCGAAGCGGATGTAGGAGCCGTCGGGGCGGCGGCGCTCCTTGCTGGTGCGCACCACGACAGCCTTGACCACATCACCCTTCTTCACGCCCGCGGCGGGAAGAGCGTCCTTCACCGTCGCGACGATGATGTCGCCGATACCCGCGTAGCGCCGACCCGAGCCACCGAGCACGCGGATGCACAACAGCTCCTTGGCACCCGTGTTGTCGGCGACCTTGAGCCGCGACTCCTGCTGGATCACGTCAACTCCCGTATGTCACGCCGGTTCTCATTCGCTGAGCCTGGCGGAACTTGATTCGGTCTAATGCTCCCCCGGCGCCGGCCCTACCGGCCCGAGGGGGGACGCCACACGGGAGACCCCCTTCCGGGGGGCCTCCCGCACGGCGACTTACTTGGCCCGCT containing:
- the rplN gene encoding 50S ribosomal protein L14; the protein is MIQQESRLKVADNTGAKELLCIRVLGGSGRRYAGIGDIIVATVKDALPAAGVKKGDVVKAVVVRTSKERRRPDGSYIRFDENAAVIIKDSGDPRGTRIFGPVGRELREKKFMRIISLAPEVL
- the rplX gene encoding 50S ribosomal protein L24, whose translation is MHVKKGDLVQVIAGKDKGAKGRVIRALPREDRVVVEGVNLIKKHSKVTHQGPRGAKEGGVQTLEASIHVSNVKKLKDDAKTDEAKKDDKPAKKAAAADESGEDN
- the rplE gene encoding 50S ribosomal protein L5, producing the protein MTATTTETERPAPRLKLRYQEEIAGKLREQFGIANVMQIPKLTKIKVNMGVGEAARDSKLIEGAVRDLTAITGQKPAVAHARKSIAQFKLREGMPIGAHVTLRGDRMWEFLDRLLSLALPRIRDFRGLSPKQFDGNGNYTFGLTEQVMFHEVDPDRVDRQRGMDITVVTTATNDEQGRALLKLLGFPFKEA
- the rpsH gene encoding 30S ribosomal protein S8, yielding MTMTDPIADMLTRLRNANSAYHDTVSMPYSKIKAHIAEILQQEGYIQAWTVEDAKVGKNLVVELKFGPTRERSIAGLRRVSKPGLRVYAKKDNLPKVLGGLGVAIISTSGGLMTDKQAGKRGVGGEVLAYVW
- a CDS encoding type Z 30S ribosomal protein S14 yields the protein MAKKSLIAKAERKPKFGVRAYTRCSRCGRPRAVYRKFGLCRVCFREMAHRGELPGITKSSW